One genomic segment of Mycolicibacterium gilvum includes these proteins:
- a CDS encoding FtsK/SpoIIIE domain-containing protein produces the protein MALKLACHTLVMGAPGSGKSVTLSAAIAGARSADAPVEFAIATVGLVGPQLVHQLVDRAPSVVAVANDLTDGDRSLLTFINDVKDQISRRRSLLKEQGASTIEEYRNRAPADQTPMNDLIIIVEGRSRLANHNGRPLDRIMSKVLTDGAALGIYLWYFDAEAPEPDGLLPEQPGFLDDCADTFAQRIAHRTDASASRLVVGSDEASLISTAGEGLLRTAGSGAAVRFRVAAPDTEATIITAPPVKLPGGAGKDFWKTMVVGGR, from the coding sequence GTGGCACTGAAACTGGCCTGCCACACCTTGGTGATGGGTGCGCCCGGATCTGGGAAATCCGTCACATTGAGCGCGGCGATCGCCGGCGCCCGCTCCGCCGATGCGCCGGTGGAGTTCGCGATCGCCACCGTGGGTCTGGTGGGGCCACAGCTTGTGCATCAGCTGGTTGACCGCGCGCCGTCGGTGGTGGCGGTCGCTAACGACCTCACAGACGGTGATAGGAGTCTGCTGACGTTCATCAATGATGTAAAGGACCAAATCAGCCGTCGCAGAAGCCTTCTCAAGGAACAAGGTGCATCCACCATCGAGGAGTACCGGAACCGCGCCCCCGCCGATCAGACGCCGATGAACGATCTGATCATCATCGTCGAGGGTCGGTCGCGACTGGCCAACCACAACGGCCGCCCCCTCGACAGAATCATGAGCAAGGTGCTCACCGACGGCGCGGCGCTTGGCATCTACCTGTGGTACTTCGACGCCGAAGCCCCTGAACCTGATGGGCTCCTCCCCGAACAACCGGGGTTCCTCGACGACTGCGCGGACACGTTCGCCCAACGGATCGCGCACCGCACCGACGCAAGCGCCTCGCGCCTCGTTGTTGGCTCCGACGAGGCCTCGCTCATCTCCACAGCAGGCGAGGGCCTCCTCCGCACCGCCGGTAGCGGCGCTGCGGTTCGCTTTCGCGTCGCCGCGCCGGATACTGAAGCCACCATCATCACCGCGCCTCCGGTCAAGCTGCCCGGAGGCGCCGGCAAAGACTTCTGGAAGACCATGGTCGTCGGCGGCAGGTGA
- a CDS encoding IS110 family transposase → MIQDSPDGGKRFWCGIDWGGRSHHLCVLDDDGQQLLSRKIAHTVDGLMALVEVIASLAGSVLIAIERAEGLLVEHLQQQCEAEIYCVSPKISARARERYRMAAAKSDEFDAYVLADTLRHQHAQWRPLATPSPVLAELTAISRDRQRILDMQVDTENRLRSILEAYHPAPLHLFSSLDRDITLAFIQTYPTPAQAGRITATRMGGFTGRHGYSGRQKPEALIERMQPHLLSASEGTVAGKAVAAKAFTEQLALLNTHLRGHDKRLRELLDAHPDTHIFTSFPGIGPVTAAVLISEMGEERTRFPSPSSLLADTGLAPVTKASGRTRQVRFRYAANRRMRHAIDWWMFVATREDPWSAEIYQQARAAGHAHHRALRGLGARWVRILWRCWQDHTAYDPAVHHRPTAA, encoded by the coding sequence GTGATTCAGGATAGTCCGGACGGTGGGAAACGTTTCTGGTGCGGCATCGATTGGGGCGGACGCTCCCATCACCTCTGCGTCCTCGACGACGACGGCCAACAGCTCCTCAGCCGCAAAATCGCGCACACCGTCGACGGTCTGATGGCCCTGGTCGAGGTGATCGCTTCGTTGGCCGGCTCAGTGCTCATCGCTATCGAACGCGCCGAGGGCTTGCTTGTCGAACATCTCCAACAGCAATGCGAAGCTGAAATCTATTGCGTATCACCGAAGATCTCGGCTCGGGCCCGTGAACGGTATCGGATGGCGGCAGCAAAATCCGACGAGTTCGACGCCTACGTGCTGGCCGACACGTTGCGTCACCAGCATGCCCAGTGGCGGCCGTTAGCCACCCCGTCGCCGGTCCTTGCCGAGCTGACCGCGATCAGTCGCGACCGTCAACGCATCCTCGACATGCAGGTCGACACCGAAAACCGGCTGCGTTCGATCTTGGAGGCCTACCATCCCGCGCCATTGCACCTGTTCTCCTCACTGGACCGTGACATCACCCTGGCCTTCATCCAGACCTATCCCACGCCCGCGCAAGCGGGCAGGATCACCGCGACGCGGATGGGTGGATTCACCGGCCGTCACGGCTATAGCGGCCGCCAGAAGCCCGAAGCGCTCATCGAGCGCATGCAGCCGCACCTTTTGTCCGCTAGCGAAGGCACTGTGGCCGGTAAAGCGGTGGCGGCGAAAGCATTCACCGAACAACTCGCCTTGCTCAACACCCACTTACGAGGCCACGACAAGCGTCTACGTGAACTACTCGACGCTCACCCCGACACCCACATCTTCACCAGCTTCCCCGGTATCGGACCCGTCACCGCCGCAGTGCTGATCTCGGAGATGGGTGAAGAGCGCACCCGGTTTCCCTCGCCGTCGTCGCTGCTGGCCGACACCGGTTTGGCGCCAGTTACCAAGGCCTCCGGGCGCACACGGCAGGTTCGGTTCCGTTACGCCGCTAACCGCCGCATGCGGCACGCCATTGACTGGTGGATGTTCGTCGCCACCCGTGAAGATCCGTGGTCGGCCGAGATTTACCAGCAGGCCCGTGCTGCCGGCCATGCCCACCATCGAGCGTTACGCGGTCTCGGTGCTCGTTGGGTGCGGATCCTGTGGCGCTGCTGGCAAGACCACACCGCTTACGACCCGGCAGTTCATCACCGCCCGACCGCGGCCTAA
- a CDS encoding proteasome assembly chaperone family protein, which yields MADDAHDSGSRYQPEQTGMYELEFPGPQLSTPDGRGPVLIHALEGFSDAGHAIKLAAAHLKNSLDTELVASFAIDELLDYRSRRPLMTFKTDHFTHYDEPELNLYALHDSVGTPFLLLSGMEPDLRWERFVTAIRLLAERLGVRRVIGLGSIPMAVPHTRPMTLTAHSNDKELIAEHQPWVGEVQVPGSASNLLEFRMAQHGYEVVGFTVHVPHYLAQTDYPSAAETLLAEVARTASLDIPTAELTTAAAVVFDKINEQVTASAEVAQVVDALERQYDAFVAAQENRSLLARDEDLPSGEELGAEFERFLAQQAGEKKRKDGDDQPREGL from the coding sequence ATGGCAGACGACGCACACGATTCAGGCTCGCGGTATCAGCCGGAGCAGACGGGCATGTACGAGCTCGAATTCCCCGGCCCGCAGCTGTCCACCCCCGACGGCCGGGGTCCGGTGCTGATCCACGCGCTGGAGGGCTTCTCCGACGCCGGACACGCCATCAAACTGGCCGCTGCGCACCTGAAGAACAGCCTCGACACCGAGCTCGTGGCGTCCTTCGCGATCGACGAGCTGCTCGACTACCGGTCCCGCCGGCCGCTGATGACGTTCAAGACCGACCATTTCACCCACTACGACGAGCCCGAGCTGAATCTCTACGCGCTCCACGACAGCGTCGGCACGCCGTTCCTGCTGCTCTCGGGGATGGAACCGGATCTGCGGTGGGAGCGGTTCGTCACCGCGATCCGGCTGCTCGCTGAACGACTCGGGGTGCGCCGGGTCATCGGGTTGGGATCCATCCCGATGGCGGTACCCCACACCCGGCCGATGACCCTGACCGCACACTCCAACGACAAGGAGCTCATCGCCGAGCACCAGCCCTGGGTGGGTGAGGTTCAGGTTCCGGGCAGCGCGTCCAACCTGCTGGAGTTCCGGATGGCCCAGCACGGCTACGAGGTCGTCGGATTCACCGTCCACGTGCCGCACTACCTGGCGCAGACCGACTACCCGTCCGCCGCCGAGACGTTGCTGGCGGAAGTCGCCCGGACCGCTTCGCTGGATATCCCGACCGCGGAGCTGACCACAGCCGCGGCGGTGGTGTTCGACAAGATCAACGAGCAGGTCACCGCCAGTGCGGAGGTCGCTCAGGTGGTGGACGCCCTGGAGCGACAGTACGATGCGTTCGTTGCCGCGCAGGAGAACCGCTCTCTGCTGGCGCGGGACGAAGATCTGCCCAGCGGGGAGGAACTCGGTGCCGAATTCGAGCGTTTCCTCGCCCAACAGGCCGGCGAGAAGAAGAGGAAGGACGGGGACGACCAGCCCCGCGAAGGCCTCTGA
- a CDS encoding recombinase family protein: MASGARARRPGLDELVAAVVAGDTVVVTRLDRLGRSLPHLLGLVENLAAAGVGLRSLAEEIDTSSATGRLVLHVFGALAEFERGINHERTMGGLAAARARGRIGGRPPALRGRRLAHARKLAAAGMPVAEIADTLLVGRSTVYRALNGSREQDGEEMTSSPIDRVWSVRDAVLKWLYLKAMVDGNRHPVLKADDIANAVEWQGDSLTQQEVAEASEWLRDQEYISGTASWGHGVVRPSITAKGEALADAGKSVRGGNAPADPQGATTIHISNSANVAIGSPGATQTYTVAEQIKRALAVADALVLQP, from the coding sequence GTGGCCTCTGGGGCCCGTGCGCGCCGCCCGGGCCTGGATGAACTGGTGGCGGCCGTCGTCGCGGGCGACACCGTGGTTGTTACGCGGCTGGATCGGCTAGGCCGTTCGCTGCCGCATCTCCTCGGCCTGGTGGAAAATCTGGCGGCCGCCGGGGTAGGGCTACGGTCGCTGGCCGAGGAGATCGACACCAGCAGCGCCACCGGCCGGCTGGTGTTGCATGTGTTTGGGGCGCTCGCCGAGTTCGAGCGCGGCATTAACCACGAACGCACGATGGGGGGCCTGGCCGCCGCGCGTGCTCGAGGCCGCATTGGCGGCCGACCGCCGGCGTTGAGGGGGCGCCGACTGGCTCACGCGCGAAAGCTGGCCGCCGCCGGTATGCCGGTGGCCGAGATCGCTGACACCTTGCTGGTCGGGCGCTCGACGGTGTACCGGGCTCTGAATGGAAGCAGAGAACAAGATGGGGAAGAGATGACGAGTAGTCCGATTGACCGGGTATGGAGCGTGCGGGACGCGGTCCTGAAATGGCTGTATCTCAAGGCGATGGTCGATGGCAACAGACACCCGGTGCTGAAGGCCGACGACATCGCGAATGCCGTTGAGTGGCAAGGCGACTCGCTGACACAACAAGAGGTCGCGGAGGCCTCTGAGTGGCTTCGGGACCAGGAGTACATCAGTGGCACCGCATCTTGGGGCCATGGTGTGGTGCGCCCATCCATCACCGCCAAGGGCGAGGCGCTAGCTGATGCGGGAAAGTCGGTGCGGGGCGGTAACGCGCCGGCAGACCCACAGGGAGCGACCACGATTCACATCAGTAACAGCGCCAATGTCGCTATCGGCAGCCCTGGCGCAACCCAGACGTACACGGTGGCCGAGCAGATTAAAAGAGCGCTGGCGGTTGCCGACGCCCTAGTACTACAGCCGTAG
- a CDS encoding DUF4192 domain-containing protein, whose translation MASRHHPENHLDISLDRPGALIAALPAVLGFTPESSLVLVTVAHGELGAVLRGDLSDQSPQRLCELAELAAASGADAAIAVIVDDEGAGCAMCADEHREATSTLGDELARVGVELMAAHVVPEVAAGARWYCVDGCGSSGVVDDPMASPTALAAVLDGRRLYARRDELLDVVATVDGRRTGALAAVIEQAAPPEAPRPDSQARHDIEHALECARRNEAGDTLSDDDLSRLAWALTDTRVRDTLYALAVGEAAGTAEALWAELSRTLPEPWRVEALVLLAFSAYVRGDGPLAGISLDAALRHAPHRMAGMLDRALQCGMRPEQIRELATTGYRLAAQLGVRLPPRRLFGRRVG comes from the coding sequence ATGGCATCCCGACATCACCCGGAAAATCACCTCGACATCTCGCTCGACCGCCCCGGCGCATTGATCGCCGCACTCCCGGCCGTACTCGGCTTCACCCCGGAGAGTTCCCTCGTCCTCGTCACCGTCGCCCACGGCGAGCTCGGTGCCGTCCTGCGCGGGGATCTGTCCGATCAGTCACCGCAGCGTCTGTGTGAGCTGGCCGAACTGGCCGCCGCATCCGGTGCCGACGCCGCGATCGCCGTCATCGTCGACGACGAGGGCGCGGGCTGCGCCATGTGCGCGGACGAGCACCGCGAGGCGACGAGCACCCTGGGCGACGAATTGGCCCGGGTCGGTGTCGAACTGATGGCGGCCCACGTGGTCCCCGAGGTGGCGGCCGGAGCACGCTGGTACTGCGTGGACGGGTGCGGTTCCTCGGGTGTGGTCGACGATCCGATGGCGTCGCCCACCGCGCTGGCCGCCGTGCTCGACGGTCGCCGTCTCTATGCCCGGCGCGACGAACTCCTCGATGTGGTCGCGACCGTCGACGGCCGACGCACCGGCGCGCTCGCCGCGGTGATCGAGCAGGCCGCGCCACCCGAGGCGCCGCGTCCGGACTCGCAGGCACGCCACGACATCGAGCACGCGCTGGAGTGTGCCCGCCGCAACGAGGCCGGCGACACGTTGAGCGATGACGACCTCAGCCGACTGGCCTGGGCGCTGACCGACACACGCGTCCGCGACACCCTCTATGCGCTGGCCGTCGGGGAGGCGGCGGGCACGGCCGAGGCGCTGTGGGCAGAGTTGTCGCGCACGCTTCCCGAACCGTGGCGAGTGGAAGCGCTTGTCCTGCTGGCCTTTTCAGCCTATGTGCGCGGTGACGGTCCTCTTGCCGGGATCTCGCTGGACGCGGCACTGCGGCACGCCCCGCACCGGATGGCCGGCATGCTCGACCGTGCTCTTCAGTGCGGGATGCGGCCCGAGCAGATCCGGGAGCTCGCCACCACCGGCTATCGGCTTGCTGCGCAGCTGGGCGTCCGGCTACCGCCGCGACGGCTGTTCGGCCGCCGCGTGGGATAG
- a CDS encoding metal-dependent transcriptional regulator, with protein MNDLVDTTEMYLRTIYDLEEEGVIPLRARIAERLDQSGPTVSQTVSRMERDGLLHVAGDRHLELTDKGRALAVAVMRKHRLAERLLVDVIGLPWEEVHAEACRWEHVMSVDVERRLVQVLNNPTTSPFGNPIPGLSELGVGDESGEAMSLVRLTELPAGMPVAVVVRQLTEHVQGDVELIARLKDAGVVPNARVTVENNDHGGVMIVIPGHEQVELPHEMAHAVKVEKV; from the coding sequence ATGAACGATCTTGTCGATACCACCGAGATGTATCTGCGGACGATTTACGACCTCGAGGAAGAGGGCGTGATCCCGTTGCGTGCGCGCATCGCAGAGCGTCTCGACCAGAGTGGACCCACGGTCAGCCAGACCGTCTCCCGCATGGAGCGCGACGGACTGCTGCATGTCGCCGGTGACCGGCATCTGGAACTCACCGACAAGGGACGCGCTCTCGCCGTCGCGGTGATGCGCAAGCACCGTCTGGCCGAACGCCTGCTCGTCGACGTCATCGGCCTGCCGTGGGAGGAAGTCCACGCCGAGGCGTGCCGGTGGGAGCACGTGATGAGCGTGGACGTCGAGCGGCGCCTCGTCCAGGTCCTCAACAACCCCACCACCTCTCCGTTCGGGAACCCCATCCCCGGTCTCTCCGAGCTCGGTGTCGGCGACGAGTCGGGCGAAGCGATGAGCCTCGTGCGTCTCACCGAGTTGCCCGCCGGCATGCCCGTCGCGGTCGTCGTGCGGCAGCTGACCGAGCACGTGCAGGGCGATGTCGAGCTGATCGCCCGTCTCAAGGACGCCGGTGTCGTGCCGAATGCGCGCGTGACGGTCGAGAACAACGACCACGGCGGCGTGATGATCGTCATCCCCGGCCACGAGCAGGTCGAGTTGCCCCACGAGATGGCCCACGCGGTCAAGGTCGAGAAGGTCTGA
- a CDS encoding discoidin domain-containing protein — translation MTVAAVAILLVALAGVNYLTTDVNPPAPATPATAAPPPPPSQAPLNRDTILSGATASDVCPRDPNYSDANRAFDSDFNTAWVCTRAKNQDGQQIQIDFGRQVTLTQIRIIGGFDATAPDGTDQWSKHRIVTKLEVYFPKDLRRDPVTIDTGGARDWRFIALNPPATVSKLLIRVAETSPPPQPATPTSETASPNPDEVTSVAMSEIQFIGIDGQAPPP, via the coding sequence ATGACCGTCGCCGCGGTCGCGATCCTGTTAGTCGCCCTGGCCGGCGTCAACTACCTCACCACCGACGTCAATCCGCCGGCACCGGCGACGCCGGCCACCGCGGCTCCACCACCACCACCCAGCCAGGCACCGCTCAACCGCGACACGATCCTGTCCGGGGCCACCGCCTCCGACGTCTGCCCCCGCGACCCCAACTATTCGGACGCCAACCGCGCGTTCGACAGCGACTTCAACACCGCGTGGGTGTGCACCCGCGCCAAGAACCAGGACGGCCAGCAGATCCAGATCGACTTCGGCCGGCAAGTCACGCTGACCCAGATCCGCATCATCGGCGGCTTCGACGCCACCGCACCCGACGGCACCGACCAGTGGTCCAAGCACCGCATCGTCACCAAACTCGAGGTGTACTTCCCGAAAGACCTCAGGCGAGACCCGGTGACAATCGACACCGGCGGCGCCCGCGACTGGCGATTCATCGCCTTGAACCCGCCGGCCACCGTCAGCAAATTGCTTATCCGCGTCGCTGAAACGTCTCCACCGCCCCAACCAGCAACGCCGACAAGTGAAACCGCCTCACCCAACCCGGACGAAGTGACCTCGGTAGCAATGTCGGAGATACAGTTCATCGGTATCGACGGACAGGCACCCCCACCCTGA
- a CDS encoding PhzF family phenazine biosynthesis protein, translating to MAIDVTVLRVFTDQDGRFGNPLGVVDASTVDPGDRQRIATELGYSETVFITLPPEGTHSAHAHIHTPTLELPFAGHPTVGAAWWLRDRGTPIKTLQVPAGIVQISYPGELAAVSARAEWAPTFSIYDVATLDELAAADPDDYADEAEHYLWTWIDQAAGTIRARMFAPHMGIREDEATGAAAVRITEYLSRDLTIVQGKGSVLQTTWSAYGWVEVAGRVVDDGQRQID from the coding sequence ATGGCCATCGATGTGACAGTGCTTCGCGTATTCACTGACCAGGACGGCAGATTCGGCAATCCGCTCGGGGTGGTGGACGCCTCCACCGTCGATCCGGGTGACCGGCAGCGCATCGCCACCGAATTGGGCTACAGCGAAACGGTTTTCATCACTTTGCCGCCCGAGGGAACCCACAGCGCGCACGCGCACATCCACACCCCGACCCTGGAGCTGCCGTTCGCCGGGCACCCGACCGTCGGCGCGGCGTGGTGGCTGCGAGACCGCGGTACGCCGATCAAGACGTTGCAGGTGCCGGCCGGCATCGTGCAGATCTCCTACCCGGGTGAACTCGCCGCCGTCAGCGCCCGCGCGGAGTGGGCACCGACCTTCTCGATCTACGACGTCGCGACCCTCGACGAACTGGCCGCCGCCGATCCCGACGATTACGCCGACGAAGCCGAACACTATCTGTGGACCTGGATCGACCAGGCTGCAGGCACGATCCGGGCCAGGATGTTCGCCCCGCACATGGGCATCCGCGAGGACGAGGCCACCGGCGCAGCGGCCGTGCGCATCACCGAGTACCTCAGCCGCGACCTGACCATCGTGCAGGGCAAGGGCTCGGTACTCCAGACCACGTGGAGCGCGTACGGGTGGGTCGAGGTCGCCGGCCGGGTCGTCGACGACGGACAACGCCAGATCGACTGA
- the ligD gene encoding non-homologous end-joining DNA ligase, producing MPTTRTKPAVRDAAYAPMLATLGAPPQGTGRAVEVKADGQRGTIVVADGAVTVFSRNGTDVTRTFPELAGVTAAIGDRRVVLDGEIVALDAQGRPSFTRLQRRWPQQRRPSADLVRSVPVRFWAFDILHADGHNVTEQPYTRRRDLLDDLMVVDKSRVLTVPRPMLGVTPSDALDAVAAHGMEGVVIKELDSPYRPGERSPCWIKVPIRASIELTIVGYWNAGGPGGRTRVGSLLVAGHDKTGDLMAIGQVGTGFSDLTRRTLHALLQPLRCSTAPVANHADVPGVRFVQPQLVAEVAYREYVAGRWLRHTSFKGLRPSDPSQTLLPTPA from the coding sequence GTGCCCACCACCAGGACTAAGCCCGCCGTGCGCGACGCCGCGTACGCGCCGATGCTGGCCACCCTGGGCGCCCCGCCCCAGGGCACCGGGCGGGCCGTGGAAGTGAAGGCCGACGGCCAGCGCGGCACGATCGTCGTGGCCGACGGCGCCGTCACCGTGTTCTCGCGCAACGGCACCGACGTCACCCGCACGTTCCCCGAGCTGGCCGGCGTCACCGCGGCGATCGGTGACCGCCGCGTCGTGCTCGACGGTGAAATCGTCGCCCTCGACGCCCAAGGGCGGCCATCGTTCACCCGGCTACAGCGGCGCTGGCCTCAGCAGCGTCGGCCCAGCGCGGACCTCGTACGCTCGGTTCCCGTCCGATTCTGGGCGTTCGACATCCTGCACGCCGACGGGCACAACGTCACCGAGCAGCCCTACACCCGGCGCCGGGACCTGCTCGACGACCTCATGGTGGTCGACAAATCGCGGGTACTCACCGTGCCGCGCCCCATGCTCGGCGTGACCCCCTCCGACGCGCTGGACGCCGTGGCCGCGCACGGGATGGAGGGTGTGGTCATCAAGGAACTCGACTCGCCGTACCGGCCGGGGGAGCGCAGCCCGTGCTGGATCAAGGTCCCGATCCGAGCCAGTATCGAGCTGACAATCGTCGGGTACTGGAACGCCGGCGGCCCAGGCGGACGCACCCGCGTCGGGTCCCTGCTCGTCGCCGGACACGACAAGACCGGCGACCTGATGGCCATCGGCCAGGTCGGCACCGGCTTCAGCGACCTCACGCGCCGGACCCTGCACGCCCTGCTGCAGCCGCTGCGATGCTCGACCGCCCCTGTCGCCAACCACGCCGACGTGCCCGGCGTGCGCTTCGTGCAGCCCCAGCTCGTCGCCGAGGTCGCCTACCGCGAGTACGTCGCGGGTCGATGGCTCCGACACACCAGCTTCAAGGGCCTGCGGCCCTCAGATCCCAGCCAGACACTGCTCCCGACCCCCGCGTAG
- a CDS encoding serine/threonine-protein kinase, whose product MVSVGSVIAGYRIERVLGTGGMGSVYLAKNPTLPRRDALKVLDAELSRDRAFRERFIREADIVSQFDHPGIVSVYGRGETSDGELWIALQYVDGTDAEEALRAGAMTPHRAVHIVGEVAKALDYAHQRNVVHHDVKPSNLLLSDEIGDGERVFLSDFGVARPIEDADREMDGAFTATLAYSAPEVITGDPIDGRADIYSLGCTLFRLLTGRQPYFQADGVVGTIRAHLQQAQPRVSEHLPWATPDLDAVIAKALAKNPAQRFGSAREFAAAAADAVRGAAPPAGSAAPYRAIPASPAPRRVPPPRPAPVVEQPARPIPPPPRQQLFDHATEFRPNQAPRRARPQVSVPKVSASKLSVPSVSMPRPIVILWSVAAVLIVAAAVLISLVVRREMSDPPAAAPTSTPAPVGDTAAQEQLTELLPLGYPAGSCEPAPIGAGARAVVSCGQNTDPGGPVSSTFTLAEDETALQGAFTDVMSRSSVVVCPGNIQSPGAWRRNASPTSVAGTLYCGTRDGTAVIAWTTTADLLLNVVEADTSEMADLYRWWSSHS is encoded by the coding sequence ATGGTCTCGGTGGGCTCAGTGATAGCGGGGTACCGCATCGAACGTGTGCTGGGCACCGGCGGCATGGGCTCGGTGTACCTGGCGAAGAACCCGACCCTGCCCCGGCGCGATGCGCTGAAGGTCCTCGACGCCGAGCTGTCCCGCGATCGCGCGTTCCGGGAGCGGTTCATCCGCGAAGCCGACATCGTGTCTCAGTTCGACCACCCCGGCATCGTGTCGGTGTACGGGCGCGGAGAAACCAGCGACGGCGAGCTGTGGATCGCGCTGCAGTACGTTGACGGCACCGACGCCGAGGAGGCCCTGCGCGCCGGTGCGATGACACCGCACCGGGCGGTCCACATCGTTGGTGAGGTCGCCAAGGCCTTGGACTACGCCCATCAGCGCAACGTCGTGCACCACGACGTCAAGCCGTCCAATCTGCTGCTCAGCGATGAGATTGGTGATGGTGAGCGGGTGTTCCTCAGCGACTTCGGGGTGGCCCGCCCGATCGAGGACGCTGACCGGGAGATGGACGGGGCGTTCACCGCCACCCTGGCCTACTCCGCGCCTGAGGTCATCACCGGTGACCCGATCGACGGCCGGGCCGACATCTACTCGCTGGGCTGCACCCTGTTCCGGCTGCTCACCGGCCGGCAACCGTACTTCCAGGCTGACGGGGTGGTGGGCACCATCCGCGCCCACCTGCAGCAGGCCCAGCCGCGGGTGTCCGAGCACCTGCCGTGGGCCACCCCGGATCTTGACGCGGTGATCGCCAAGGCGTTGGCGAAGAATCCGGCGCAGCGGTTCGGGTCGGCTCGCGAGTTCGCCGCGGCCGCGGCCGACGCGGTGCGCGGTGCTGCGCCCCCCGCTGGGTCGGCTGCGCCGTACCGCGCGATCCCGGCGTCGCCGGCTCCGCGGCGCGTGCCGCCGCCGAGGCCGGCTCCGGTCGTCGAGCAGCCGGCCCGGCCGATCCCGCCGCCGCCGCGGCAGCAGCTGTTCGATCACGCCACAGAGTTCCGGCCTAACCAGGCGCCGCGGCGCGCACGACCGCAGGTCTCGGTGCCCAAGGTCTCGGCGTCGAAGCTGTCGGTGCCGAGCGTCTCGATGCCCCGGCCGATTGTCATCCTGTGGAGCGTGGCCGCCGTCCTGATCGTGGCCGCCGCGGTGCTGATCAGTCTTGTGGTGCGGCGGGAGATGAGCGACCCGCCGGCGGCCGCTCCGACGTCGACGCCGGCGCCGGTCGGCGATACCGCCGCCCAGGAACAGCTCACCGAGCTGCTTCCGCTGGGATACCCGGCGGGCAGCTGCGAGCCGGCCCCGATCGGTGCCGGCGCTCGTGCCGTTGTGTCGTGCGGGCAGAACACCGATCCCGGTGGCCCCGTGTCGTCGACGTTCACCCTCGCCGAGGACGAGACGGCCCTGCAGGGCGCGTTCACCGACGTGATGAGCCGGTCGTCGGTGGTCGTGTGCCCCGGAAACATTCAGTCGCCGGGCGCGTGGCGGCGCAACGCCAGCCCGACGTCGGTGGCCGGGACGCTGTATTGCGGCACCCGCGACGGCACGGCCGTGATCGCCTGGACCACGACCGCTGACCTGCTGCTCAACGTTGTCGAGGCCGACACCTCGGAGATGGCTGACCTGTACCGCTGGTGGTCCTCGCACTCTTGA
- a CDS encoding alpha/beta fold hydrolase, protein MTERKPNLRPVRELTPTLRYCTIHGYRRAYRIAGSGPAILLIHGIGDNSTTWAGVQTQLAQRFTVIAPDLLGHGKSDKPRADYSVAAYANGMRDLLSVLNIDSATVVGHSLGGGVAMQFAYQFPQLVDRLILVGAGGVTKDVNIALRAASLPMGTEALALLRLPLLLPTLRLLGRVGGPLLGNTRIGRDIPNMLRILADLPEPTASSAFARTLRSVVDWRGQVVTMLDRCYLTQSVPVQLIWGSQDSVIPVSHAEMAHTAMPGSRLEIFEGAGHFPFHDEPDRFVELVEKFIDSTEPAVYDQEYLRTLLRTGTSENTLSGDVDTQVAVLDAIGADERSAT, encoded by the coding sequence ATGACCGAGCGCAAACCGAACCTGCGTCCCGTTCGGGAACTGACCCCGACCCTGCGGTACTGCACCATCCACGGGTACCGGCGCGCCTATCGGATCGCCGGCTCCGGGCCCGCCATCCTGCTGATCCACGGCATCGGCGACAACTCGACCACCTGGGCCGGGGTGCAGACTCAACTGGCGCAGCGGTTCACCGTCATCGCCCCGGATCTGCTCGGCCACGGCAAGTCCGACAAGCCGCGCGCCGACTACTCGGTGGCCGCCTACGCCAACGGTATGCGCGATCTGCTCAGCGTCCTGAACATCGACAGCGCCACGGTGGTCGGCCATTCCCTGGGCGGCGGCGTCGCCATGCAGTTCGCCTACCAGTTCCCGCAGCTCGTCGACCGCTTGATCCTGGTCGGTGCCGGTGGTGTCACCAAGGACGTCAACATCGCGCTGCGTGCGGCGTCGTTGCCGATGGGTACCGAGGCACTGGCACTTCTGCGGCTCCCGCTTCTACTGCCCACCCTGCGGCTGCTGGGCCGGGTCGGCGGACCGCTGCTCGGCAATACGCGCATCGGGCGCGACATCCCGAACATGCTGCGGATCCTCGCTGACCTGCCGGAACCGACCGCATCGTCGGCGTTCGCGCGGACCCTGCGGTCGGTGGTCGACTGGCGAGGCCAGGTCGTCACGATGCTGGACCGCTGCTATCTGACGCAATCGGTTCCGGTGCAACTCATCTGGGGCAGTCAGGACTCGGTGATCCCGGTCAGCCACGCCGAGATGGCCCACACCGCGATGCCCGGCTCACGACTGGAGATCTTCGAGGGCGCGGGCCATTTCCCCTTCCACGACGAGCCGGACCGCTTCGTCGAGCTCGTCGAGAAGTTCATCGATTCGACCGAACCCGCAGTCTACGACCAGGAGTATCTGCGCACTCTGCTCCGCACGGGCACCAGCGAGAACACGCTCTCCGGGGACGTCGACACCCAGGTCGCAGTCCTCGATGCGATCGGCGCCGACGAACGCAGCGCAACCTGA